A genome region from Solanum pennellii chromosome 12, SPENNV200 includes the following:
- the LOC107007658 gene encoding probable disease resistance protein RF45, whose amino-acid sequence MELAAEASVVIERLKDTLSNEITNKRVIENALEEMQRAIADTNDSEEFKNWAEGCLHSLYYVEDSVESFVLDIAPQNKKWSFLMNHSLVLKNFMACKLTKKMKRIPSDIKRVINEKHRSTGEQDARSNGTTTYMGDQNGAEAEDGDIEDHNDEDSAKVRLISPKAQCSYPMIPEREEIVLEVDKKPLRCIGDVPLRLDRENIPLRCISDKSIRLERATQARLIYTYSYDDEELEMFDIKQEVYDLVERLTTTADDGRPPIVQIAGKMGSGKTTLARAVYRNRKIRNHFESGCAWVTISKEFNKPDILQNLLKQIGDSKDSVDLTTNELETRLLECFNKEKYLIVLDDVQSEQMWEELRSVFLDSRNGSKLLLITTSASPMWYISPPNCIHKVKKLRKNYSWNLFMKKAGWDTWELGNEHQDSKQRILDVCSGLPLNIVLLGSMLSTKGDTNRFDYLQKMLRTNWETKDIVSLSYTDLPDHLKLCVLYLVLFPKEYDIPVRRLFRLWLSEGFVNPKPDKFPEDVVQENFDDLVKRSLIQISKFRSDGSPRRCRLLGVLHDYLLPKAQNIKFFHVHCSTCSTEDTVLLNVRRLVEHASSRDIYSDASRFKHLRSYLSFNFQRKDTPAKEVGILLSSVITKGFGLLRVLDLEGVYKPSLPENLGELFHLRYLGLRWTFLDALPSSVGDLPYLETLDVKHTNINNLPTSMWKSKKLRHLNLSHIRLDMPQHSDTNSLPTLLTLWGLSVDDDSPVKNGLDRLCNLREAGITFCLTDCDHLLNWISNLTSLQSLRLRSINDVGHPSRFGNEPLSLSKLSNLSHLNLLGKLPNLPENLPQGLKVVTLSLSKLTDDPMPILGKLQHLNVLRLLSDSYMGKEMVCPQGGFKELRVLKIWKLKNLEKWDVEESAMEKLKEINIRCCNKLMSIPEILRKKPSLRELIITNMPEEFKQNVKKYMRSRDLILTFKDYDFTPLPWDYADHTSDESHSNE is encoded by the exons ATGGAGTTGGCTGCAGAAGCTTCTGTGGTGATAGAGAGACTCAAGGATACGCTTTCTAACGAGATAACGAACAAAAGGGTGATAGAGAATGCTTTAGAAGAAATGCAACGCGCCATTGCTGACACAAACGACAGCGAAGAGTTCAAGAACTGGGCTGAAGGGTGTCTGCATAGTCTATACTATGTTGAGGACTCTGTTGAGTCTTTTGTCCTTGACATCGCCCCTCAGAACAAGAAATGGAGTTTCCTTATGAATCACTCTTTGGTTCTCAAGAACTTCATGGCTTGCAAGCTGacaaagaagatgaagagaatCCCTTCAGACATTAAACGGGTGATCAATGAAAAACACAGAAGTACTGGTGAACAGGATGCTCGTAGCAATGGGACAACCACCTATATGGGTGATCAGAATGGTGCGGAAGCTGAAGATGGAGATATTGAAGATCACAACGATGAGGATTCTGCAAAAGTCAGACTAATAAGTCCAAAGGCACAATGTAGTTATCCTATGATCCCAGAGAGAGAGGAAATAGTACTGGAGGTAGATAAAAAACCTTTGAGGTGCATCGGTGATGTGCCTTTGAGGTTAGACCGTGAAAATATACCTCTGAGGTGCATCAGCGACAAGTCTATAAGGTTAGAACGTGCAACACAAGCCAGACTCATTTACACATATTCTTATGATGACGAAGAACTGGAGATGTTTGACATTAAACAAGAAGTGTATGACTTAGTGGAAAGACTAACCACGACAGCTGATGATGGGAGGCCCCCGATCGTTCAAATTGCTGGTAAGATGGGTTCAGGCAAGACTACTTTGGCTCGTGCCGTATACAGAAATAGGAAAATCAGAAATCATTTTGAGTCTGGATGCGCATGGGTCACCATTTCAAAAGAGTTTAATAAACCAGATATATTGCAGAACTTGCTAAAACAGATTGGGGATTCCAAGGACTCTGTGGATCTAACTACCAATGAGCTGGAAACTAGACTTTTGGAGTGcttcaataaagaaaaatacttGATTGTGTTGGACGATGTACAGAGTGAGCAGATGTGGGAAGAGCTGAGATCTGTTTTCTTAGACAGTCGAAATGGAAGTAAACTACTTCTCATCACCACCAGCGCTAGTCCGATGTGGTATATATCTCCTCCGAATTGTATCCATAAGGTGAAAAAGCTGAGAAAAAATTATAGCTGGAACTTGTTCATGAAGAAAGCTGGTTGGGATACTTGGGAGTTAGGAAATGAACATCAAGATTCGAAGCAGCGAATTCTTGATGTCTGCTCTGGTCTCCCCTTGAATATTGTCCTTCTTGGCAGCATGTTGTCGACTAAGGGAGATACAAATCGCTTTGATTATCTTCAAAAAATGCTGCGCACAAACTGGGAAACGAAGGACATTGTATCCCTTAGCTATACGGATCTGCCTGACCATTTGAAACTGTGTGTACTCTACCTGGTGCTATTCCCTAAAGAGTACGACATTCCGGTAAGGAGGCTATTCCGTTTGTGGCTTTCAGAGGGTTTTGTAAACCCCAAACCAGATAAATTCCCGGAGGATGTTGTACAAGAAAACTTTGATGATCTAGTCAAGCGGAGCTTGATTCAGATATCCAAATTTAGATCTGATGGAAGTCCCAGAAGATGTCGGTTACTAGGCGTTCTCCATGACTATCTGTTGCCTAAGGCCCAGAACATCAAGTTTTTCCATGTTCACTGCAGTACATGTAGCACAGAAGATACAGTTCTGTTGAATGTTAGACGGCTTGTTGAGCATGCAAGCAGTAGGGATATTTATAGTGATGCTTCCCGGTTTAAACATCTTCGCTCTTACTTATCATTCAATTTCCAGAGGAAAGACACCCCAGCCAAGGAAGTAGGCATCCTTCTAAGTAGCGTAATTACTAAGGGTTTCGGATTGCTGAGGGTGCTTGACCTGGAAGGAGTGTATAAGCCAAGTTTACCTGAGAATCTTGGTGAGTTATTTCACTTGAGATACTTAGGATTAAGATGGACTTTCTTGGATGCTCTTCCCTCGTCCGTTGGTGACTTGCCATATCTTGAGACATTAGATGTGAAGCACACTAACATAAATAACTTACCCACCTCCATGTGGAAATCAAAGAAATTGCGGCATCTCAATCTCAGTCACATCCGTCTTGACATGCCTCAGCATTCAGATACCAATTCTTTGCCTACACTCCTTACACTGTGGGGATTGTCCGTAGATGATGATAGCCCAGTGAAGAATGGACTGGATCGGTTGTGTAATCTTAGAGAGGCAGGCATTACTTTCTGTTTGACCGATTGTGACCACCTTCTCAATTGGATTTCAAATTTAACTTCTCTTCAATCTTTGAGGTTACGATCCATAAATGACGTAGGACATCCATCACGTTTTGGTAACGAGCCGTTGTCTCTGTCAAAGCTGAGCAATCTATCCCACCTAAACTTGCTAGGTAAATTACCAAATCTGCCTGAAAACTTACCTCAAGGGCTTAAGGTAGTCACGTTGTCTCTTTCAAAGCTGACAGACGATCCTATGCCGATTCTCGGGAAGCTTCAACATCTTAATGTCCTCAGGCTTCTGTCTGATTCCTATATGGGGAAGGAAATGGTGTGCCCTCAGGGAGGATTCAAAGAGCTTCGAGTTCTAAAGATTTGGAAACTGAAGAACTTGGAAAAGTGGGATGTGGAGGAATCGGCAATGGAGAAGCTCAAAGAGATAAATATCCGATGCTGCAATAAACTGATGAGCATTCCCGAAATACTGAGGAAAAAACCAAGTCTCAGGGAATTGATCATAACCAACATGCCAGAAGAGTTCAAACAGAATGTCAAAAAGTACATGAGGAGTCGGGATTTGATTCTCACTTTCAAAGATTATGATTTTACCCCCTTGCCG TGGGATTATGCTGATCATACTTCTGATGAAAGTCACTCCAACGAGTAG
- the LOC107006574 gene encoding glycosyltransferase family 92 protein RCOM_0530710-like produces the protein MAGKVLAIFFFITTSIFFFATLYHLYLRDSISSVSSSSIDNNYLRLSDPPPSPPPPKITPITISSPPPPPKIAITITSKKSDNLVIDENISSPITPFQISPLRGPISSVSILMPDWEIFVIVSPEHTHVISRNDPYICLYETGEISPAIPAGELNFPVRSMFKCEFPKRARRRLPFKPPILMKSTENRNVSMISTMPELLRWTFLVYDSLTTDEDIVLFVKGLNNRQGINREPNEFNCIFGYGGNNVIRTNVTSSIQEVFRCNRPDPNVLGGEGVSISLENLLPVPMVVPSVAYYSAPRKLATNKKSEKARLCACTMVYNVGKFLKEWVLYHSKIGVEKFVLYDNASDDDLGKVVDELVHDGYDVNTYFWVWPKTQEAGFSHSTIYAKDSCSWMMYIDVDEFVYSPLWTNLSRPSESLLHSLLPHHKNIQDPLLDKRQVGEISIPCYEFGPSNMNTHPITGVTQGYNCRRKFENRHKSIVFLDAVHHSLLNMIHHFILNKRYRGKKMSVHDMAVNHYKFQAWPEFKAKFRRRVSAYVIDWTKELNPRSKDRTPGLGFSPVEPKGWPLKFCEVYDNGLKDLTRRWFALKSPTPLHDYRMEWQR, from the coding sequence ATGGCCGGAAAAGTCCTTGcgattttctttttcattactaCTTCGATTTTCTTCTTTGCTACTCTATATCACCTTTACCTTCGTGATTCTATCTCCTCCGTCTCCTCCTCTTCTATTGATAACAATTATCTCCGTCTTTCTGATCCTccaccatcaccaccaccaccgaAAATCACCCCCATTACTATCTCctccccacccccacccccgaAAATCGCCATTACTATTACATCAAAAAAATCTGATAACCTCGTTATCGATGAAAATATCTCTTCACCTATAACTCCATTTCAAATTTCTCCGTTACGTGGTCCAATTTCATCCGTATCGATTCTAATGCCCGATTGGGAAATTTTCGTTATTGTTTCTCCGGAACATACTCATGTAATTTCTCGTAACGATCCTTATATTTGTTTATACGAAACAGGGGAAATTTCCCCTGCTATTCCTGCAGGGGAGCTCAATTTTCCTGTTCGATCTATGTTCAAATGCGAGTTTCCAAAGAGAGCTCGCCGGAGATTGCCATTTAAACCACCAATATTGATGAAATCAACAGAAAATCGAAACGTTAGCATGATATCAACGATGCCCGAGCTGTTAAGATGGACATTTCTCGTTTACGATTCTCTAACAACAGATGAAgacattgttttgttcgttaaAGGATTGAATAATCGTCAAGGAATTAACAGAGAACCCAATGAATTCAACTGTATTTTCGGGTATGGGGGTAATAACGTAATTAGAACTAACGTAACGAGTTCAATACAAGAAGTTTTTCGATGTAATCGCCCTGATCCAAATGTTTTGGGAGGAGAAGGAGTATCAATCTCTCTCGAAAATTTACTTCCTGTTCCTATGGTTGTACCTTCCGTGGCTTATTACAGTGCACCACGTAAACTGGCAACTAACAAGAAGTCAGAGAAAGCTCGTCTTTGTGCATGTACCATGGTGTACAATGTTGGTAAATTCTTAAAAGAATGGGTATTGTATCATTCAAAAATAGGTGTTGAAAAATTCGTGTTATACGACAATGCTAGTGATGATGATTTAGGAAAAGTTGTCGACGAGCTTGTTCATGATGGCTATGATGTGAACACTTATTTTTGGGTGTGGCCTAAAACTCAAGAAGCCGGTTTTTCGCATAGTACAATCTATGCTAAGGATTCTTGTTCATGGATGATGTACATTGACGTGGATGAATTTGTCTATTCACCCCTATGGACTAATCTATCGCGTCCATCTGAATCTCTATTGCATTCGTTGTTACCACATCATAAGAATATACAAGATCCATTGCTTGACAAGAGACAAGTCGGAGAAATTAGTATCCCGTGTTATGAATTTGGACCATCGAACATGAACACTCATCCTATAACAGGAGTGACACAAGGATACAACTGCAGAAGGAAGTTTGAGAATAGACACAAGTCTATAGTCTTCTTGGACGCGGTTCATCACTCTTTGCTCAATATgattcatcatttcatattGAACAAAAGGTATAGGGGAAAGAAAATGAGTGTTCATGATATGGCGGTGAATCACTACAAGTTTCAAGCTTGGCCTGAGTTTAAGGCTAAATTTAGGAGAAGGGTATCGGCTTATGTTATTGATTGGACTAAAGAATTGAACCCACGTTCAAAGGATCGAACCCCAGGACTAGGGTTTAGTCCGGTTGAGCCTAAAGGTTGGCCATTGAAGTTTTGCGAGGTATATGATAATGGTTTAAAAGATTTAACACGGAGATGGTTTGCCCTAAAGTCTCCAACTCCGTTACATGATTATCGTATGGAATGGCAAAGATGA
- the LOC107007123 gene encoding glyceraldehyde-3-phosphate dehydrogenase B, chloroplastic-like, producing MASHAALAPSRIPTSTRLLSKNSYSFPTQCFSKKFEVAEFSGLRSSGCVTFCNKESSFFDVVSAQLTPKTTGSAGPVKGETVAKLKVAINGFGRIGRNFLRCWHGRKDSPLDVVVVNDSGGVKNASHLLKYDSMLGTFKADVKIVDNETISVDGKNIKVVSSRDPLKLPWAELGIDIVIEGTGVFVDGPGAGKHIQAGAKKVIITAPAKGADIPTYVVGVNEQDYTHEVANIVSNASCTTNCLAPFAKILDEEFGIVKGTMTTTHSYTGDQRLLDASHRDLRRARAAALNIVPTSTGAAKAVSLVLPQLKGKLNGIALRVPTPNVSVVDLVINVEKKGISAEDVNAAFRKAADGPLNGILAVCDEPLVSVDFRCSDVSTTIDSSLTMVMGDDMVKIVAWYDNEWGYSQRVVDLAHLVADKWPGSAAEGSGDALEDYCKTNPADKECKVYE from the exons ATGGCTTCTCATGCAGCTTTGGCTCCTTCAAGAATCCCTACAAGCACAAGGCTTCTATCAAAGAACTCTTACTCTTTCCCTACTCAATGCTTCTCTAAG AAATTTGAAGTAGCAGAGTTCTCTGGTCTTCGATCGAGTGGATGTGTGACATTTTGTAACAAAGAGTCTTCCTTCTTTGATGTTGTGTCTGCTCAACTCACTCCCAAG ACCACAGGATCAGCAGGACCAGTGAAAGGAGAAACAGTTGCCAAATTGAAGGTTGCCATCAATGGTTTCGGAAGAATTGGCAGGAACTTCCTTCGTTGTTGGCATGGACGCAAGGACTCACCACTGGATGTCGTTGTCGTCAATGACAGTGGTGGTGTCAAGAAT GCATCACACTTGCTTAAGTATGATTCCATGTTGGGAACATTCAAGGCTGATGTGAAAATAGTGGATAATGAAACTATTAGTGTTGATGGAAAGAACATTAAAGTTGTCTCTAGCAGGGATCCTCTTAAGCTTCCATGGGCTGAACTTGGTATTGACATTGTTATCGAG GGAACCGGTGTGTTCGTTGATGGTCCGGGTGCTGGGAAGCATATCCAAGCTGGTGCCAAGAAAGTTATCATCACTGCACCAGCAAAAGGTGCTGATATTCCTACATATGTTGTTGGAGTGAATGAACAAGACTACACTCATGAGGTTGCCAATATCGTAAG CAATGCCTCTTGCACCACCAACTGCTTGGCCCCTTTTGCAAAAATCCTGGATGAAGAATTTG GTATTGTTAAGGGAACTATGACAACAACTCACTCTTACACCGGAGATCAG AGGCTTCTGGATGCATCACACCGTGACTTGAGAAGAGCGAGAGCTGCAGCATTGAACATCGTCCCGACCAGCACTGGTGCAGCAAAGGCTGTGTCTCTAGTGCTACCTCAGCTCAAGGGAAAGCTCAATGGAATTGCTCTCCGAGTGCCAACACCTAATGTTTCGGTTGTTGACCTTGTTATCAATGTTGAAAAGAAAGGAATTTCAGCTGAAGATGTCAATGCAGCTTTCAGAAAGGCAGCTGACGGTCCGTTGAATGGCATATTGGCTGTTTGTGATGAGCCTCTGGTGTCAGTTGACTTCCGATGCAGTGATGTTTCCACCACCATCGACTCCTCTTTAACCATGGTTATGGGAGACGACATGGTCAAGATTGTAGCTTGGTATGACAACGAGTGGGGATACAG CCAACGTGTGGTCGACTTAGCTCATCTGGTAGCAGACAAATGGCCCGGTTCAGCTGCAGAAGGGAGCGGAGACGCCTTAGAGGACTACTGCAAGACAAACCCTGCAGACAAGGAATGCAAAGTCTACGAATAA
- the LOC107007122 gene encoding uncharacterized protein LOC107007122 isoform X1, whose translation MLLLAASVIFVNAERRRLINLIPDSVRKAWKDWEIEVLILGSLILQIVLILFGKRRQYVAKLWIRMTLWTSYLLADWIAIVSLGIIAQNTLDKCKQTSDDDNFKDELMSFWAPFMLLHLGGPDTITAYSLEDNELWLRHLVGLIIQSGLTFYILLVSLPGSSWLPFLSLFIFVSGVIKFSERSCALRSAKIENLRDSMLTSPDPGPNYAKFMEEYTLKKAEGFYVIADEVKEISLPIDHSYPTRKDKLLLISEAFDQFQTFKRLFVDLILSFQDRDNSQFYFKQLTPKDAFDVIETELGFAYDIFYTKAPVIYTPLGFILRVVTFSCTFFTLISFSLCKERSKYHTLDLILTYLLLVVAFLLEICALIVLLNSDWTKNWLSKGKHDRKFCQSFLLKKLCLRRSTNMRWSNGTPQYNLLSYCVEFKPPRCYRFQKLFRINELLEKHKYKKDELVTPGLKKLIFDHFQKFAGESNNKHDHPVLCTSRGTEALKGNDCSSLVWSTELEFDQSFLIWHIATDLCYYTDDSSSTRSIESKQSKQLSDYMLYLLVVCPFMLPIGLGMIRFRDTCAEAKEFFTERKVGKDLTIASRKLLTVNTEVGPAKVKGDRSKSVLFDACILAKSLKAKGNQRKWEIISEVWVEMLAYAATHCRGNHHAQQLRKGGELLTHVWLLMAHLGITEQFQINRGHARAKLIVK comes from the exons ATGCTTTTACTAG CTGCAAGTGTAATATTCGTTAATGCTGAGAGGAGAAGGCTAATTAATTTGATTCCGGACAGCGTGAGGAAAGCATGGAAAGATTGGGAAATAGAAGTGCTGATTCTAGGAAGCCTCATCTTACAGATTGTGCTTATTCTTTTTGGCAAACGCAGGCAGTATGTGGCGAAATTATGGATCAGAATGACTCTATGGACATCTTACTTACTAGCAGATTGGATTGCTATTGTTTCATTAGGTATCATCGCTCAGAATACGTTGGATAAATGCAAACAAACAAGTGATGATGACAATTTCAAGGATGAATTGATGTCGTTCTGGGCGCCATTTATGCTGCTGCATCTTGGCGGTCCTGATACTATCACAGCTTATTCATTGGAGGATAACGAGCTGTGGTTAAGGCATTTAGTCGGTCTGATAATCCAGAGTGGACTAACATTCTATATCTTGCTTGTGTCCTTGCCAGGCTCTTCTTGGCTTCCATTTCTAAGCTTATTCATCTTCGTATCTGGTGTTATCAAGTTCTCTGAGCGGTCATGTGCTCTTCGTTCAGCAAAAATCGAGAATCTCAGGGACTCAATGCTGACATCCCCTGATCCTGGACCAAATTATGCTAAATTCATGGAGGAATATACTTTGAAGAAAGCTGAGGGCTTCTACGTGATTGCGGATGAGGTTAAAGAAATCTCACTTCCAATTGATCATTCTTACCCTACTCGTAAAGATAAATTGCTGCTGATATCTGAAGCTTTCGATCAGTTCCAGACTTTTAAACGTCTTTTTGTGGATCTCATCCTTAGCTTCCAGGACAGAGACAACAGCCAATTTTACTTCAAGCAACTTACTCCAAAGGATGCTTTTGATGTGATCGAGACAGAGTTAGGATTTGCATACGATATCTTCTATACCAAAGCACCCGTTATTTATACTCCTCTAGGCTTCATTCTTCGTGTGGTTACTTTCTCTTGCACTTTCTTTACCttgatttcattttctttatgtaAGGAAAGATCGAAATACCACACACTTGACTTGATTCTCACGTACCTGCTGCTGGTGGTGGCCTTTCTCCTGGAAATATGTGCATTGATCGTTTTGCTGAACTCAGACTGGACAAAGAATTGGCTGAGCAAAGGGAAACACGACAGGAAGTTTTGCCAGTCGTTCCTCCTCAAAAAGCTGTGTCTGCGAAGATCAACTAATATGAGGTGGTCCAATGGCACACCGCAATACAATTTGTTGAGCTACTGTGTTGAGTTCAAGCCCCCACGGTGCTACAGGTTCCAAAAACTCTTCCGAATCAATGAGCTCTTGGAAAAACACAAGTACAAGAAGGATGAACTAGTCACCCCGGGGTTAAAAAAGCTGATCTTTGACCATTTCCAAAAGTTTGCCGGAGAAAGTAATAACAAGCATGATCATCCAGTCTTATGCACAAGTAGAGGCACTGAAGCACTTAAAGGAAATGACTGTTCTTCCCTAGTTTGGTCGACCGAGTTAGAATTTGATCAAAGCTTCCTTATTTGGCACATTGCTACTGATCTATGCTATTACACTGACGATAGTAGTAGTACTCGTTCCATTGAATCCAAACAAAGCAAGCAGTTATCAGATTATATGTTGTATCTTTTAGTAGTGTGTCCCTTTATGCTGCCAATAGGACTTGGGATGATCAGATTTAGAGACACATGTGCTGAAGCCAAAGAGTTCTTTACAGAGAGGAAAGTCGGAAAAGACTTAACTATAGCTAGTCGCAAGTTGCTAACAGTGAATACTGAAGTTGGACCTGCAAAAGTGAAAGGGGATAGGAGCAAGAGCGTGTTGTTTGACGCGTGCATACTTGCCAAATCATTGAAAGCAAAGGGTAATCAGAGAAAATGGGAAATCATCAGTGAAGTATGGGTGGAAATGCTTGCGTATGCTGCTACACATTGCAGAGGGAACCATCACGCTCAACAGCTACGTAAAGGAGGAGAGCTTCTTACTCATGTCTGGCTTCTTATGGCACATCTTGGCATCACAGAGCAATTTCAGATAAACAGAGGTCATGCTAGAGCCAAGCTCATTGTCAAGTAA
- the LOC107007122 gene encoding uncharacterized protein LOC107007122 isoform X2, which yields MTLWTSYLLADWIAIVSLGIIAQNTLDKCKQTSDDDNFKDELMSFWAPFMLLHLGGPDTITAYSLEDNELWLRHLVGLIIQSGLTFYILLVSLPGSSWLPFLSLFIFVSGVIKFSERSCALRSAKIENLRDSMLTSPDPGPNYAKFMEEYTLKKAEGFYVIADEVKEISLPIDHSYPTRKDKLLLISEAFDQFQTFKRLFVDLILSFQDRDNSQFYFKQLTPKDAFDVIETELGFAYDIFYTKAPVIYTPLGFILRVVTFSCTFFTLISFSLCKERSKYHTLDLILTYLLLVVAFLLEICALIVLLNSDWTKNWLSKGKHDRKFCQSFLLKKLCLRRSTNMRWSNGTPQYNLLSYCVEFKPPRCYRFQKLFRINELLEKHKYKKDELVTPGLKKLIFDHFQKFAGESNNKHDHPVLCTSRGTEALKGNDCSSLVWSTELEFDQSFLIWHIATDLCYYTDDSSSTRSIESKQSKQLSDYMLYLLVVCPFMLPIGLGMIRFRDTCAEAKEFFTERKVGKDLTIASRKLLTVNTEVGPAKVKGDRSKSVLFDACILAKSLKAKGNQRKWEIISEVWVEMLAYAATHCRGNHHAQQLRKGGELLTHVWLLMAHLGITEQFQINRGHARAKLIVK from the coding sequence ATGACTCTATGGACATCTTACTTACTAGCAGATTGGATTGCTATTGTTTCATTAGGTATCATCGCTCAGAATACGTTGGATAAATGCAAACAAACAAGTGATGATGACAATTTCAAGGATGAATTGATGTCGTTCTGGGCGCCATTTATGCTGCTGCATCTTGGCGGTCCTGATACTATCACAGCTTATTCATTGGAGGATAACGAGCTGTGGTTAAGGCATTTAGTCGGTCTGATAATCCAGAGTGGACTAACATTCTATATCTTGCTTGTGTCCTTGCCAGGCTCTTCTTGGCTTCCATTTCTAAGCTTATTCATCTTCGTATCTGGTGTTATCAAGTTCTCTGAGCGGTCATGTGCTCTTCGTTCAGCAAAAATCGAGAATCTCAGGGACTCAATGCTGACATCCCCTGATCCTGGACCAAATTATGCTAAATTCATGGAGGAATATACTTTGAAGAAAGCTGAGGGCTTCTACGTGATTGCGGATGAGGTTAAAGAAATCTCACTTCCAATTGATCATTCTTACCCTACTCGTAAAGATAAATTGCTGCTGATATCTGAAGCTTTCGATCAGTTCCAGACTTTTAAACGTCTTTTTGTGGATCTCATCCTTAGCTTCCAGGACAGAGACAACAGCCAATTTTACTTCAAGCAACTTACTCCAAAGGATGCTTTTGATGTGATCGAGACAGAGTTAGGATTTGCATACGATATCTTCTATACCAAAGCACCCGTTATTTATACTCCTCTAGGCTTCATTCTTCGTGTGGTTACTTTCTCTTGCACTTTCTTTACCttgatttcattttctttatgtaAGGAAAGATCGAAATACCACACACTTGACTTGATTCTCACGTACCTGCTGCTGGTGGTGGCCTTTCTCCTGGAAATATGTGCATTGATCGTTTTGCTGAACTCAGACTGGACAAAGAATTGGCTGAGCAAAGGGAAACACGACAGGAAGTTTTGCCAGTCGTTCCTCCTCAAAAAGCTGTGTCTGCGAAGATCAACTAATATGAGGTGGTCCAATGGCACACCGCAATACAATTTGTTGAGCTACTGTGTTGAGTTCAAGCCCCCACGGTGCTACAGGTTCCAAAAACTCTTCCGAATCAATGAGCTCTTGGAAAAACACAAGTACAAGAAGGATGAACTAGTCACCCCGGGGTTAAAAAAGCTGATCTTTGACCATTTCCAAAAGTTTGCCGGAGAAAGTAATAACAAGCATGATCATCCAGTCTTATGCACAAGTAGAGGCACTGAAGCACTTAAAGGAAATGACTGTTCTTCCCTAGTTTGGTCGACCGAGTTAGAATTTGATCAAAGCTTCCTTATTTGGCACATTGCTACTGATCTATGCTATTACACTGACGATAGTAGTAGTACTCGTTCCATTGAATCCAAACAAAGCAAGCAGTTATCAGATTATATGTTGTATCTTTTAGTAGTGTGTCCCTTTATGCTGCCAATAGGACTTGGGATGATCAGATTTAGAGACACATGTGCTGAAGCCAAAGAGTTCTTTACAGAGAGGAAAGTCGGAAAAGACTTAACTATAGCTAGTCGCAAGTTGCTAACAGTGAATACTGAAGTTGGACCTGCAAAAGTGAAAGGGGATAGGAGCAAGAGCGTGTTGTTTGACGCGTGCATACTTGCCAAATCATTGAAAGCAAAGGGTAATCAGAGAAAATGGGAAATCATCAGTGAAGTATGGGTGGAAATGCTTGCGTATGCTGCTACACATTGCAGAGGGAACCATCACGCTCAACAGCTACGTAAAGGAGGAGAGCTTCTTACTCATGTCTGGCTTCTTATGGCACATCTTGGCATCACAGAGCAATTTCAGATAAACAGAGGTCATGCTAGAGCCAAGCTCATTGTCAAGTAA